The Rhododendron vialii isolate Sample 1 chromosome 8a, ASM3025357v1 genome has a window encoding:
- the LOC131298958 gene encoding beta-glucuronosyltransferase GlcAT14B-like gives MKRLKTFFLHTLQAMENPRWILPLAIFSTLSLLLLLSLTTLISPAFPFSLLPPSLSPAAVFVEANLHPLPASLLPPPPRLAYLVSGSAGDGPMLKRTLLALYHPHNRYVVHLEADSPLQERLDLESFVKNNTLFGKFGNVAMIKKANIVTYRGPTMVANTLHAAAVLLRTGGEWDWFINLSAKDYPLVTQDDLLHTFSYLPRDLNFLDHTSDIGWKENQRAKPVIVDPGLYMAKKADILRVTQRRSVPTAFKLFGGSAWMALSRPFIDYCIWGWDNLPRTVLMYYANFISSPEGYFHTVICNAEEFRNTTVNSDLHFISWDNPPKQHPCYLTVDNMTKMVDSNAPFARKFRMDDPVLDKIDSELLFRGKDMVVPGGWCIGSRENGTDPCSVVGNITVIRPSAGAKRLENLISSLLSSEKFRPRQCK, from the exons ATGAAGAGATTGAAAACCTTCTTCCTCCACACCCTCCAAGCAATGGAGAATCCAAGGTGGATCCTCCCACTAGCAATCTtctccacactctctctcctcctcctcctctccctcacGACCCTAATCTCCCCCgccttccccttctctctcctccccccctccctctcccccGCCGCCGTCTTCGTCGAAGCAAACCTCCACCCCCTCCCCGCCTCCCTCCTTCCCCCTCCCCCCCGCCTCGCCTACCTCGTCTCCGGCTCGGCCGGCGACGGCCCAATGCTCAAGCGCACCCTCCTGGCCCTCTACCACCCCCACAACCGCTACGTCGTGCACCTTGAAGCCGATTCCCCGCTTCAGGAGCGGCTCGATCTGGAAAGCTTCGTCAAGAATAATACCCTTTTTGGGAAGTTCGGCAATGTGGCGATGATCAAGAAGGCGAATATCGTGACGTATCGGGGCCCCACGATGGTGGCGAACACGCTGCACGCGGCGGCTGTTTTGTTGAGGACCGGTGGGGAGTGGGACTGGTTTATCAATCTCAGTGCCAAGGATTACCCACTTGTTACTCAAGATG ATCTGCTTCACACGTTCTCGTATCTGCCGCGTGATCTTAATTTCCTCGATCATACCAGTGATATTGGGTGGAAAGA GAATCAAAGGGCAAAACCAGTAATTGTTGATCCAGGGTTGTATATGGCAAAGAAAGCTGATATTTTGAGGGTTACGCAGCGAAGAAGCGTGCCGACAGCCTTCAAGCTCTTTGGAG GTTCTGCTTGGATGGCGCTTTctcgtccattcattgattattgCATATGGGGATGGGACAACTTACCTCGAACAGTCCTCATGTACTATGCGAATTTCATATCCTCCCCAGAAGGCTATTTCCACACAGTCATCTGTAATGCTGAAGAATTCCGCAACACCACTGTGAATAGTGACCTCCACTTCATATCTTGGGACAACCCTCCCAAGCAGCACCCTTGCTACCTTACTGTTGACAACATGACGAAGATGGTGGACAGTAACGCCCCGTTTGCTAGAAAATTCCGCATGGACGATCCGGTGCTTGACAAGATCGATTCTGAACTATTGTTTCGTGGTAAAGACATGGTGGTCCCTGGTGGATGGTGCATAGGAAGCAGGGAAAATGGGACCGATCCTTGCTCTGTTGTGGGTAATATTACAGTCATCCGTCCTAGTGCCGGAGCAAAACGGCTGGAAAATTTGATAAGTTCTCTGTTATCAAGTGAGAAATTCCGACCGAGGCAGTGCAAATAA
- the LOC131298985 gene encoding serine/threonine-protein kinase D6PK: MSHLTNSAPRCNNQSLRVRFQDLTFNESVSIDVSSSIVNGSDNSANCEVSSGTIEGEKMISSLIVEGDKDEGVESEYSSLSCVSFCDSVDANEASFRSSLHSKPHKSNDIRWDAIQCVKAKDGELGLGHFRLLKKLGFGDIGSVYLAELRKLGCLFAMKVMDKAMLEGRKKLMRAQTERDILGLLDHPFLPTLYSHFETEKFSCLLMEFCSGGDLHILRQRQPGKHFSEQAARFYASEVLLALEYLHMMGVVYRDLKPENVLVREDGHIMLTDFDLSLRCYVSPTLIKSTSEPICTISSYCIQPSCIDSPYKLPVCANPPCFQPSCFKPRIFHSKTTKPKRERTNSINSDSRPMLIAEPTAARSMSFVGTHEYLAPEIIRGDGHGSSVDWWTFGVFLYELLYGKTPFKGNGNRETLFNVVGHSLKFPEGSSVSFAAKDLIKGLLAKDPQKRLGYKRGATDIKQHPFFESVNWALIRSNSPPEIPKPVDLTFFNETFKSPLPLDRSSDRSSGPYLEFEFF, from the exons ATGAGCCACCTAACCAACAGTGCCCCGCGTTGTAATAACCAATCCCTTAGGGTCCGTTTTCAAGACCTTACTTTCAATGAGAGTGTTAGCATTGATGTTAGTAGCAGTATCGTTAATGGGTCTGATAACAGTGCAAATTGTGAAGTGAGTAGTGGTACTATTGAGGGAGAGAAAATGATTAGTTCTTTGATTGTGGAAGGGGATAAAGATGAGGGTGTGGAGAGTGAGTATAGCAGTTTGAGTTGTGTGAGCTTCTGCGATAGCGTAGATGCGAACGAGGCGAGTTTTAGAAGCTCTCTTCATTCCAAACCTCATAAGAGTAATGACATTAGGTGGGATGCAATCCAATGTGTGAAGGCGAAAGACGGGGAATTGGGTTTGGGGCATTTTAGGCTTTTGAAGAAGCTAGGGTTTGGGGATATAGGGAGTGTGTATTTGGCGGAGTTGAGAAAATTGGGTTGCTTGTTTGCGATGAAGGTGATGGATAAAGCAATGTTAGAAGGGAGGAAGAAGTTGATGAGAGCACAAACCGAGAGGGACATTTTGGGTCTGTTGGACCATCCTTTTCTCCCTACCCTTTATTCGCACTTTGAGACGGAGAAGTTTTCTTGTTTGCTTATGGAGTTTTGCAGTGGAGGGGATCTCCATATTCTTCGGCAGCGTCAGCCGGGGAAGCATTTTTCTGAACAAGCTGCAAG GTTTTATGCTTCAGAAGTGCTGCTTGCCCTTGAGTATCTACATATGATGGGTGTGGTGTACAGAGATTTAAAGCCCGAAAATGTTCTTGTTAGGGAAGATGGTCATATTATGCTAACGGATTTTGATTTATCGCTAAGGTGTTACGTGAGTCCCACACTCATTAAGTCCACCTCCGAACCGATTTGCACCATCTCTTCGTACTGTATCCAGCCATCATGCATTGATTCGCCATACAAGTTACCCGTATGTGCAAACCCTCCTTGTTTCCAACCCTCCTGCTTTAAGCCCCGTATTTTCCATTCGAAAACAACTAAACCGAAACGGGAACGAACAAATTCGATAAATTCGGATTCCCGTCCAATGCTAATTGCGGAGCCCACTGCTGCACGGTCCATGTCATTTGTTGGGACCCATGAATATTTAGCGCCGGAGATCATAAGAGGAGATGGACATGGGAGTTCCGTTGATTGGTGGACATTCGGTGTTTTCTTGTACGAGCTGCTATACGGGAAGACACCCTTTAAAGGAAATGGAAACCGGGAGACTTTATTCAATGTAGTTGGTCATTCTCTCAAATTTCCCGAGGGATCGTCGGTTAGTTTTGCAGCGAAGGATTTGATCAAGGGTTTGCTCGCGAAGGACCCACAGAAAAGATTGGGATACAAAAGAGGTGCAACAGATATCAAACAACATCCCTTCTTTGAAAGTGTTAATTGGGCTCTTATTCGCAGTAATAGCCCTCCAGAGATTCCTAAACCAGTTGATTTAACGTTCTTTAACGAAACATTCAAGTCACCCTTGCCCTTAGATAGGTCATCAGATAGGTCATCCGGTCCTTATTTGGAATTTGAGTTTTTCTAG